From a single Nakaseomyces glabratus chromosome F, complete sequence genomic region:
- the RRN9 gene encoding Rrn9p (CAGL0F03333g~Ortholog(s) have TBP-class protein binding, transcription factor activity, RNA polymerase I upstream control element sequence-specific binding activity), with product MFDTSDNSFVGDHTINSDFNETHISSEQDTQNDLYLGGQGTANGLGDATENGDSDPTSKDKNPKLSKELKTIISNANSLLTSLEEEHRHDLAIHLYSSYLLRKLLYQAHEKKHFQEVDIFIRTQIREGWASWPNPNTTIDPQLDRVYEDNFMAERRVDVSDEMRNEIDAFDKKEYRKISDYSMKHARNMLRMELNSHWQHRLQQAACKTGKTLDVNSIDIPTDISNEIMNKLDHFLAGLNTKIAKINKFDVKQSDSEKKLTLIQKDIGQLKSNRHIEFDYHDIISRGCEMGIDMRNIYMKSLELYNDIPSKFDKSQFKIPKQILAKYKPAAADPSKDKFNEIVSRMKDDYVLFDNLISDKRLTSTSKLPWKKLYKKEKDLLLAKKVFFYVKGYQEEESSEDEYSAEDCIVKIPRRH from the coding sequence ATGTTTGATACAAGTGATAATTCGTTTGTTGGTGATCATACTATTAATTCTGATTTTAATGAGACCCATATTTCAAGTGAACAAGATACTCAAAATGATCTATACCTTGGCGGACAAGGCACTGCTAATGGGTTAGGTGATGCCACTGAGAACGGGGACTCCGATCCCACATCTAAGGACAAGAATCCCAAACTGTCAAAGGAACTAAAAACTATAATAAGCAACGCAAACTCTCTGCTGACGTCTTTAGAGGAAGAACACAGGCATGATCTTGCGATCCACCTCTACTCTTCATACCTGTTAAGGAAACTTTTGTATCAGGCACatgaaaagaaacattTTCAGGAGGTAGACATATTTATCAGGACTCAGATCAGAGAAGGTTGGGCCAGTTGGCCCAATCCCAATACTACAATCGACCCTCAACTGGATAGGGTTTACGAGGATAATTTTATGGCAGAACGACGGGTCGATGTAAGTGACGAAATGCGGAATGAAATAGATGCTTTCGATAAGAAAGAGTACCGGAAAATATCAGATTACTCCATGAAACACGCAAGGAATATGCTGCGGATGGAACTAAATTCACATTGGCAACATCGGTTACAACAAGCCGCATGCAAAACCGGCAAGACACTTGATGTGAACAGCATTGACATACCTACCGACATCTCAAACGAAATCATGAACAAGTTGGATCATTTTCTAGCTGGTCTGAACACAAAAATTGCCAAGATTAACAAATTCGACGTTAAACAAAGTGATTCCGAGAAGAAGCTAACTTTGATCCAGAAAGACATTGGCCAATTGAAATCCAACAGACACATAGAGTTTGACTACCATGATATAATCAGCCGAGGTTGTGAGATGGGAATCGACATGCGGAATATATACATGAAGAGTCTAGAGCTATACAACGACATACCGTCCAAGTTCGACAAATCACAGTTTAAGATACCCAAACAAATATTGGCAAAGTACAAACCCGCGGCTGCTGATCCCAGCAAGGACAAATTCAACGAAATAGTCTCACGTATGAAGGACGACTATGTCTTATTTGATAACTTAATATCGGATAAACGCCTAACTTCCACAAGTAAACTACCATGGAAGAAACTGTAtaagaaggaaaaagatTTACTTCTGGCAAAGAAGGTGTTTTTCTATGTCAAGGGGTAtcaggaagaagaaagctCCGAGGATGAATACTCAGCTGAAGATTGCATAGTCAAAATACCAAGACGACACTAG
- the KSP1 gene encoding putative serine/threonine protein kinase KSP1 (CAGL0F03311g~Ortholog(s) have mRNA binding, protein kinase activity and role in TOR signaling, cellular protein localization, cellular response to drug, negative regulation of macroautophagy, protein phosphorylation, regulation of pseudohyphal growth): MSLDYEIYKEGGTLNDRYQKIEDLSEGSYGYVSLAKDLKLKRLVAVKYIFKLDEDDDNNDCNDADNSRIEELPDGDINKNNEFENNKEKENSSREKKNMMKYKKSLISSKIRSRLSNNICLEAMYEVDIQTKIGFHENIVQLYDFFDSYIIMEYCSGGDLYEAIKDDLVPKKTKEITHILTQILDAIEFVHNKQIYHRDIKPENILITSLIDWKIKLTDWGLATTDEKSYDRNVGSERYMPPELFESNLDIDERKEPYDCSKVDLWSIGIVFLNVVFYKNPFRIADQSDKSFCYFASNREALFDVFSTMTYDFFQVLRYSLTIDPTNRDIQKIRAELKNLSQYTLDDNYYNEELDREEEEEEVEDIFDKPQAPPSSAPVSLPTPVSSSKPLPKLQDDFTFLQSSPTDVDDGISYDPHEENERDNQFQHDEKPDVIQPKVEDSHGEVKERAKSVPKFRFQKRSKKPIKNNNNNFYSVGGSKAIKIEPRRRSKIIKNSRKPLGIPTPNTHINNYMSEYESKRDEFFHTRQFFTPPSVQNRYMEGIFNKGYNNSRYQNKQGNGKHWNNKYFSHHNGQHQNGKSNSRRRPSSAGINYNGNVKNVFPRFVHNSNLNPNSGRRSSVHTVQHSPGTYIPPNARHDIKNNATGHKYSTSHSAVSNGLPYSSHNNHVPDISTVLDSHHETAKVDLGNLTAQAYRQHIGRETDHFNMRNGFEMDDHEHDSDDILFSLDENEHDSFVDDMQHLSLSSHTDHPEPDSHTSNGFIRNDLPPLTINGIMNSISTRTSTPSSTRSRRSNGGNDLPDLLKSPVLAETPLSSIHNGDPRPAINVNGNPLLENIKHPQHMRTYGVKIPSLETPSKQSQERQFKPGVYVPPHQRRSFNLGAGTGMNNRAHIINGTNEATLSVTPNSVQYGGAYKNRRGSLPASAFGGYNRRYTTGNSAHRPNILQHDIYDRMDNDALEFEDDEPPFQNRNHHRRHNSKRKEVPDMSNTSNTPEEKTMFGPYDIYSKTNGQNYPNARKSSVLQEDMVGSLEQYKNYWLMLQQQQD, translated from the coding sequence ATGTCTTTAGATTACGAAATCTACAAAGAAGGCGGTACACTGAACGATAGATATCAGAAAATTGAAGATTTGAGCGAGGGATCTTACGGGTATGTGTCGCTAGCCAAGGATCTAAAGTTAAAAAGGCTAGTGGCTGTTAAATACATCTTTAAGCTTGACGAAGATGACGACAATAACGATTGTAACGACGCGGACAATTCTAGAATTGAGGAATTGCCTGATGGAGATATTAACAAGAACAATGAGTTCGAGAACAACAAGGAGAAGGAGAATAGTTCCCgggaaaagaaaaatatgatgaagTATAAGAAGTCACTAATTTCTTCGAAGATCAGATCCAGGTTGTCCAATAACATTTGTCTTGAAGCAATGTATGAGGTTGATATTCAAACCAAGATTGGGTTCCACGAAAACATTGTTCAATTATATGACTTTTTCGACTCTTACATTATCATGGAATACTGTTCAGGAGGTGATTTGTATGAAGCCATCAAAGATGATCTTGTTCCAAAGAAGACCAAGGAGATTACTCATATATTAACTCAAATCCTTGATGCAATTGAATTTGTACACAACAAACAAATTTATCACCGTGACATCAAACCAGAAAACATCTTAATCACTAGCTTAATCGATTGGAAGATCAAGCTAACAGATTGGGGTCTGGCTACAACGGATGAAAAATCTTATGACAGAAATGTTGGTTCTGAGAGATACATGCCCCCAGAGTTGTTTGAAAGTAACTtggatattgatgaaagaaaagaaccTTATGACTGTAGCAAAGTTGATTTATGGTCCATTGGTATTGTGTTTTTGAATGTTGTCTTTTACAAGAACCCTTTTAGAATTGCTGACCAATCTGATAAATccttttgttattttgcATCCAATAGAGAGGCGCTTTTTGATGTCTTCTCGACGATGACATACGATTTCTTCCAGGTGCTAAGATACAGTTTGACCATCGATCCAACTAACAGAGATATCCAAAAGATTAGAGCTGAATTGAAGAATCTCTCCCAATACACGCTTGACGATAATTACTACAATGAGGAATTGGACagggaagaagaagaagaagaagtcgAAGACATTTTCGACAAGCCTCAAGCACCTCCTTCATCTGCTCCTGTATCTCTTCCTACTCCAGTTTCCTCATCGAAACCACTTCCAAAATTGCAGGATGATTTCACATTTCTTCAGTCATCTCCTACTGATGTGGATGATGGAATCAGTTATGATCCTCATGAGGAAAATGAAAGGGACAACCAGTTCCAGCATGATGAGAAGCCAGATGTGATTCAACCAAAAGTGGAAGATAGCCATGGAGAAGTTAAAGAAAGGGCCAAATCGGTTCCTAAATTTAGATTCCAAAAGCGCTCAAAGAAGCCtatcaaaaacaacaataacaatttcTACTCTGTTGGTGGTAGTAAGGCTATTAAGATTGAACCAAGACGTAGGAGTAAGATCATCaaaaattcaagaaaacCGTTGGGAATTCCGACACCAAACACTCATATCAACAACTATATGTCAGAATATGAAAGCAAGAGAGATGAATTCTTTCATACTCGTCAATTCTTTACACCTCCAAGTGTTCAGAACAGATACATGGAAGGTATATTCAATAAAggatataataatagtagATATCAAAACAAACAAGGAAACGGAAAACATTGGAATAACAAATACTTCAGTCATCATAACGGACAACACCAAAACGGTAAGTCCAACTCAAGGAGAAGACCAAGTTCTGCAGGTATCAACTATAATGGCAATGTTAAAAATGTTTTTCCACGCTTTGTACACAACAGTAATTTGAACCCAAATTCAGGTAGAAGAAGCTCCGTTCACACTGTGCAGCATTCTCCAGGAACTTATATTCCTCCAAATGCAAGACATGACATCAAAAACAACGCAACTGGTCATAAGTACAGTACTTCACATAGTGCAGTCTCAAACGGCTTGCCTTACAGCTCCCATAATAATCATGTCCCTGACATCTCAACAGTATTGGATTCACATCACGAGACCGCTAAGGTTGATCTAGGTAACCTAACTGCTCAGGCCTACCGTCAACATATTGGCAGAGAAACAGATCATTTCAACATGAGAAATGGGTTTGAGATGGATGACCATGAGCATGATTCAGATGATATCTTGTTTTCacttgatgaaaatgaacaCGATTCATTTGTTGATGATATGCAGCACCTGTCCTTGAGCAGCCATACAGACCATCCTGAACCGGATTCTCATACATCTAACGGATTCATTAGGAATGATCTTCCACCTTTAACGATCAATGGTATAATGAATAGTATCTCGACAAGAACATCAACACCATCGTCTACTAGATCAAGACGTTCAAATGGTGGTAACGATTTACCGGATTTGTTAAAATCACCAGTTCTTGCCGAAACTCCTTTGAGCAGTATCCACAATGGTGATCCAAGACCTGCTATTAACGTTAATGGAAATCCATTGTTGGAGAACATTAAGCATCCACAGCATATGCGGACTTATGGTGTGAAAATCCCTAGCCTGGAAACACCATCAAAACAATCTCAGGAAAGACAATTTAAACCTGGTGTTTACGTTCCACCGCATCAGCGCAGAAGTTTCAATTTAGGTGCAGGCACCGGAATGAATAACAGAGCGCATATTATTAATGGAACAAATGAGGCCACCTTATCTGTGACACCAAACTCTGTCCAATATGGAGGCGCCTATAAAAACCGACGTGGAAGCCTTCCAGCTAGTGCTTTCGGCGGCTATAACCGCAGGTATACCACTGGTAATTCAGCTCATCGCCCTAACATTTTACAGCATGACATATATGATAGAATGGATAACGATGCCCTTGAATTCGAAGACGATGAGCCACCATTTCAAAATAGAAATCATCATAGAAGACACAAttctaaaagaaaagaagtgCCTGATATGTCCAACACATCAAATACCCctgaagaaaaaacaatGTTTGGCCCATATGACATATACTCGAAGACCAATGGCCAGAACTACCCGAACGCTAGAAAGTCTAGtgttcttcaagaagacATGGTGGGATCTTTAGAACAGTACAAGAACTACTGGTTGATGctacaacaacaacaagattAA
- a CDS encoding GRAM and VASt domain-containing protein (CAGL0F03267g~Ortholog(s) have sterol binding activity and cortical endoplasmic reticulum, mitochondrion, ribosome localization) — MTGLTKLLHLDKKKQKRKSSASASASASPTSKPDVSPRKIHTPEPVPHAHRPTVVLPDVSSLKSTPMHKTRSNSTYNSNGNNSHGLDPAEPGFLNIPIFMDITNVSDQETHAGDKAPSAAGDAKLVRPEIVTQLTSKQGSITPGHTDNQFFDTLVKMAHEASVSAGESATSALRNVTNNVAHLALPADAKDSHSQQNSRENSQVNLQEHHQQNQQESHSKSDAHSKSDAHSHLSVASHETDDASKHSKRNSREFLKSLDNMLAENGQAAGAVPGNFPNESRDLQRAVNEQDQKENVDAAVAPEVTEDGHRVAKVEPLREKELNNSPLANKSRQQTTDNGKSKSCFVEAMFNTPNIDPAAKAKEEHMKSHRAQTEVNRSTGDISIDSRGALRAATTSSPRRHSSSISSEKNNGHSNHSPHYHSPLHDSGAEIEQRHSIDVPSNAGGGDHRSRSLSKTILGRRSFSPNSMGMNSLPSSAIRYSISKVKNAIDITDSSSGKPRSSFADSIKSSSSTGTNPDGTRVDLDTESNQGPIKLKNMKYASDRKNKEFHSMFKNSNINPEEKLISEQSCALSRDILLQGKLFIAEEHLCFYSNILGWTSTVVIAYKDIDQIEKKTTAGIFHNAIAIDTPDAKYLFASFLSRDSTFDLLTDIWNQIVIGMRLREKGNKGSMSDDSDSDYDDSMSESELSDGEMDSTANNDQQTEQTELDSTPSGTIDKPKKSKSKTKSGSSSFGPEQHEPTTADYQPASGEKMINKTIIKAPMGKVAHILFGDDTSYLVSILKAQKNYDISAIPKILETKKRDYQYTKPISGSIGPSKTKCIISETLETYDLDSSIKMVQMTKNPDVPSGNSFVVKTTFLLNWAADNSTEFRVYVGVEWTGKSWIKGAIEKGTFDGVTDTTKTMVNEINKYLPKLTSSNAEEESEPSEGEEEEVEEVIEILDLPHQGPLVHEATKANVEKTKDDVVIEQNVKLPAPLGTCFELVFGKDTSYIKRITENQNNFDLSEIPGFSNNKREFTYTKRLNNSIGPKQTKCLITETIEHMDINNYIMVKQVTKTPDVPSGNSFAVHSCIYMSWGPGNSTLLTVVSKVVWSGKSFLKGAIEKGSIDGQKGSVSILIKELKDIISSAGTTKKKIKSKKSKKSKKAPKATEPAPVVESPEEEATEETQESESSLVSSIMDKLMDFDITSPFGIASVLIILVIVILFFKAIFWRSSIEPRMQFMRPGRIIIDGSEYNYVPSFKTLYEMYEDDIRKSIKNKQYYKNNIILESEKTIWDWVNDRGNESTHTNNAHASTYDKKKVEELEETIKLTELQLEQMKQLLKKQAHGLL, encoded by the coding sequence ATGACTGGGTTGACCAAGCTGCTGCATttggacaagaagaagcagaagcGGAAGTCTTCCGCTTCTGCTTCTGCTTCCGCTTCTCCTACTTCGAAGCCTGACGTTTCTCCCAGGAAAATCCATACCCCCGAACCAGTACCGCATGCACATAGGCCCACCGTGGTGCTGCCGGATGTGTCCTCGCTTAAGAGCACTCCGATGCACAAGACCCGGAGCAACTCCACCTATAACAGCAACGGCAACAACTCCCACGGACTTGATCCCGCTGAGCCCGGGTTCCTGAACATCCCTATCTTCATGGACATCACAAATGTGTCTGACCAGGAGACACACGCGGGTGACAAAGCGCCCTCGGCTGCGGGCGATGCGAAGCTTGTGAGGCCCGAGATAGTGACGCAGTTGACTAGCAAGCAGGGCAGCATCACACCGGGCCATACTGACAACCAGTTCTTTGACACGCTGGTGAAGATGGCCCATGAGGCGTCCGTCTCAGCAGGCGAGAGTGCCACTTCTGCTCTGCGAAACGTTACCAACAATGTAGCTCACCTCGCCCTCCCAGCAGATGCCAAGGACTCACACTCACAGCAGAACTCAAGGGAGAATTCACAGGTAAACTTGCAGGAGCACCACCAACAAAATCAACAAGAGTCTCACAGCAAGTCCGATGCCCACAGCAAATCCGATGCCCATAGTCACCTCAGCGTGGCATCGCACGAAACTGACGATGCATCAAAGCATAGCAAGAGGAACAGCAGAGAGTTCTTGAAAAGCTTGGACAACATGCTTGCCGAGAACGGTCAAGCTGCGGGAGCAGTTCCTGGTAACTTCCCCAACGAGTCCAGGGACTTGCAAAGGGCTGTCAACGAACAGGATCAAAAGGAGAATGTAGATGCTGCTGTAGCTCCAGAAGTCACAGAGGATGGCCACAGAGTTGCTAAAGTGGAACCTCTCAGGGAGAAAGAATTGAATAACTCACCGTTGGCCAATAAATCCAGACAACAAACCACTGATAATGGAAAGTCAAAGTCGTGCTTCGTGGAGGCTATGTTTAACACGCCAAACATCGATCCTGCCGCAAAGGCTAAAGAGGAACACATGAAATCACATAGAGCTCAGACCGAAGTAAACCGCTCCACTGGCGACATATCAATAGACTCCAGAGGCGCTTTACGGGCTGCTACCACAAGCTCCCCACGTAGACATAGTTCATCTATATCCTCAGAGAAGAATAATGGTCACAGTAATCATTCCCCACATTACCACAGCCCATTACATGACAGCGGTGCAGAAATAGAACAGAGACATTCCATTGATGTACCATCCAATGCTGGAGGTGGAGACCACAGGTCAAGAAGCCTGTCCAAGACTATATTGGGCAGAAGGTCATTCTCTCCTAATTCCATGGGTATGAACTCATTGCCCTCGAGTGCTATTAGATATTCCATCAGTAAAGTCAAGAATGCCATTGATATCACCGATAGCTCATCAGGTAAACCAAGAAGCAGTTTTGCTGATTCCATTAAGTCTAGTTCCTCAACTGGTACCAACCCAGACGGAACGAGAGTTGATTTAGATACAGAGAGCAACCAGGGCCCaataaaactaaaaaatatgaaatatgCATCAGATAGgaagaacaaagaattCCATTCCATGTTTAAAAACTCTAATATCAACCCAGAGGAGAAACTGATAAGTGAACAAAGCTGCGCGCTATCACGTGATATTCTACTACAAGgtaaattatttattgCCGAGGAGCATTTATGCTTTTACTCAAATATTCTGGGCTGGACAAGCACTGTTGTGATTGCCTATAAAGATATCGATCAAATCGAGAAGAAGACAACTGCTGGTATTTTCCACAATGCTATAGCTATTGATACACCAGATGCCAAATATCTCTTTGCATCATTTCTCTCTAGAGATAGTACTTTCGATCTTTTAACTGATATTTGGAATCAAATTGTGATAGGTATGAGGCTAAGAGAAAAGGGCAACAAAGGTTCAATGTCGGATGATTCTGATTCTGATTACGATGACTCAATGTCTGAGAGTGAACTATCTGATGGTGAAATGGATTCAACAGCTAATAATGATCAACAAACAGAACAAACTGAGCTGGACTCAACTCCTTCAGGTACCATCGATAAGCCAAAGAAGAGTAAAAGTAAAACCAAATCTGGCAGTTCCTCATTTGGTCCGGAACAGCATGAACCCACTACTGCAGATTATCAACCGGCGTCAGGTGAGAAGATGATTAATAAAACTATAATTAAAGCTCCAATGGGTAAGGTGGCTCATATTCTCTTCGGTGATGACACAAGTTATTTGGTTAGTATTTTGAAGGCTCAGAAAAATTATGATATTTCTGCTATTCCTAAAATATTAGAGACAAAGAAGCGTGATTATCAATATACAAAACCCATATCTGGATCTATTGGTCCAAGTAAAACGAAATGTATTATCTCTGAGACCTTAGAAACTTACGATCTGGATAGCTCAATTAAAATGGTACAAATGACTAAAAATCCTGATGTTCCATCTGGTAACTCTTTCGTTGTCAAAACAACATTCTTACTAAATTGGGCAGCTGATAACTCAACTGAATTCCGTGTATATGTGGGTGTTGAATGGACTGGTAAGAGTTGGATCAAAGGTGCTATTGAGAAGGGTACCTTTGATGGTGTTACCGACACAACTAAGACAATGGTCaatgaaattaataaatactTACCAAAACTGACGTCAAGCAatgcagaagaagaatccGAACCATcagaaggagaagaagaagaagtagaAGAAGTCATAGAGATTTTAGACTTACCACATCAAGGTCCTCTTGTTCATGAAGCTACAAAGGCAAATGTTGAAAAGACAAAAGATGATGTTGTTATTGAGCAAAATGTAAAATTACCAGCTCCATTAGGCACTTGTTTTGAACTAGTGTTTGGTAAAGACACTTCCTATATTAAGAGAATTACTGAGAATCAAAATAACTTTGACTTGTCTGAGATTCCTGGCTTCAGCAATAACAAGAGAGAATTCACATATACAAAGAGGTTGAACAACTCAATTGGGCCAAAGCAAACAAAATGTCTTATTACAGAAACGATTGAACATATGGATATCAATAACTATATCATGGTTAAACAAGTCACTAAAACTCCAGATGTCCCTTCAGGAAATAGTTTTGCTGTTCATTCTTGCATATATATGTCCTGGGGTCCTGGAAATTCTACATTACTAACTGTTGTATCTAAGGTGGTTTGGAGTGGGAAGAGTTTCTTGAAAGGTGCAATCGAAAAGGGATCAATTGATGGACAAAAGGGTTCTGTTAGCATTTTAATCAAGGAACTAAAGGATATAATTTCTTCTGCAGGTACTactaagaagaaaattaaatcaaagaaatcaaagaaatcaaagaaagcTCCAAAGGCTACAGAACCTGCACCAGTTGTCGAGTcaccagaagaagaggcAACAGAGGAAACACAAGAGTCTGAATCATCATTAGTATCATCCATTATGGATAAACTCATGGATTTTGATATAACATCTCCTTTTGGAATTGCTAGTGTTCTCATCATATTAGTCATAGtgatattattctttaagGCAATATTCTGGCGTTCAAGCATAGAACCAAGAATGCAATTCATGAGACCTGGAAGAATTATTATTGATGGCTCCGAGTACAACTACGTTCCTAGTTTCAAGACACTTTACGAAATGTATGAAGACGATATTCGTAAAAGTATCAAGAATAAGCAATATTacaagaataatattattcttgaaTCTGAAAAGACGATATGGGACTGGGTCAACGATAGAGGCAATGAATCAACGCATACTAACAACGCCCATGCTTCTACATATGATAAGAAGAAGGTCGAAGAGCTTGAAGAAACTATTAAACTCACGGAACTGCAACTGGAACAAATGAAGCagttattgaagaaacagGCTCATGGTTTATTATAA
- the SAE3 gene encoding Sae3p (CAGL0F03261g~Ortholog(s) have role in meiotic DNA recombinase assembly, reciprocal meiotic recombination and condensed nuclear chromosome localization) — translation MMTDIEGQIRELKAHLVELQLQRKYLDEKFIQLFKSAYQNSVDKEPDMESPVKIIAKHIKSLKTYNELRDVGLKLAQCVADEKNVSIGQIFEEIGISMKDE, via the exons ATGATGACTGATATTGAAGGGCAGATTAGGGAATTGAAGGCACACTTAGTCGAGCTTCAATTGCAGCGCAAGTACCTGGATGAGAAATTCATTCAGCTTTTCAAATCAGC ATATCAAAACAGTGTAGATAAAGAACCTGATATGGAATCTCCTGTCAAAATCATTGCGAAACATATAAAATCATTAAAGACCTATAATGAGTTGAGAGATGTTGGTTTAAAGCTTGCCCAATGCGTTGCAGATGAAAAGAACGTATCAATTGGCCAAATATTTGAGGAAATAGGTATTTCTATGAAAGATGAATAA
- the SCS7 gene encoding fatty acid alpha-hydroxylase (CAGL0F03399g~Ortholog(s) have fatty acid alpha-hydroxylase activity, role in mannosyl-inositol phosphorylceramide metabolic process and endoplasmic reticulum, membrane localization), producing MSVAADSSKTLELFPQSVLAKHNSKDDCWVSTHERKIYDVSKYLKDHPEEADAVHKALDGKHGTDISQMELTTLKFVTDDYLVGYLATSDEEKKLLTNKSHKVEVKLNADNTFDSTTFVKDLPTEDKLSITTDYERDYKKHKFLDLNKPLLKQILFGNFTKDFYLDQIHRPRHYGKGSAPLFGNFLEAFTKTAWWVVPTVWGPVVLYFITTALMNMNNPLALFLFGLGIFVWTLIEYCLHRFLFHFDEWLPEHSMFFMIHFLLHGCHHYLPMDAYRLVVPPALFVVLCAPIYKLVFAALPYYWACAGFAGGMLGYICYDLCHYFLHHSKMPPFMRKLKKYHLEHHYKNYQLGFGVTSWFWDKVFGTYLGPDAPLSKMKYE from the coding sequence ATGTCTGTCGCTGCTGACTCGTCCAAGACTCTGGAGCTGTTCCCACAGAGCGTTCTAGCTAAGCATAACTCCAAGGATGACTGCTGGGTGTCCACACATGAGAGGAAGATCTACGATGTTTCCAAGTACTTGAAAGACCATCCTGAAGAAGCCGATGCTGTTCACAAGGCTCTAGATGGTAAGCATGGTACTGATATCTCCCAAATGGAGTTGACTACTTTGAAGTTCGTTACCGACGACTACTTGGTCGGCTACTTAGCCACCAGTgatgaagagaagaagttgTTGACCAACAAGTCTCACAAGGTTGAAGTCAAGTTGAACGCTGACAACACCTTTGACTCCACCACTTTCGTTAAGGATTTGCCAACTGAAGACAAGCTTTCCATCACCACTGATTATGAAAGAGATTACAAGAAGCACAAGTTCTTGGACTTGAACAAGCCTTTGTTGAAGCAAATCTTGTTCGGTAACTTTACCAAGGATTTCTACTTGGATCAGATTCACAGACCAAGACATTACGGTAAGGGCTCTGCGCCATTGTTCGGTAACTTCTTGGAAGCTTTCACTAAGACCGCATGGTGGGTTGTCCCAACTGTTTGGGGTCCTGTTGTCCTGTACTTCATTACCACCGCTCTAATGAACATGAACAACCCATTGGCATTGTTCTTATTTGGTCTAGGTATCTTCGTCTGGACTTTGATCGAATACTGTCTACACAGATTCTTGTTCCACTTCGACGAATGGCTACCAGAACACAGCATGTTCTTCATGATCCACTTCTTGCTGCATGGTTGCCACCACTACTTGCCAATGGATGCCTACAGATTAGTTGTTCCACCTGCCTTGTTCGTTGTTCTGTGTGCTCCTATCTACAAGCTGGTCTTCGCTGCTCTACCATACTACTGGGCTTGTGCTGGTTTCGCAGGTGGTATGCTTGGTTACATCTGCTACGATCTGTGCCACTACTTCTTGCATCACTCTAAGATGCCACCTTTCATGCGtaagttgaagaagtacCACTTGGAACACCACTACAAGAACTACCAACTAGGTTTCGGTGTCACCTCTTGGTTCTGGGACAAGGTCTTCGGCACTTACCTAGGCCCAGACGCTCCACTATCTAAGATGAAGTACGAGTAA
- the LRP1 gene encoding Lrp1p (CAGL0F03289g~Ortholog(s) have double-stranded DNA binding, double-stranded RNA binding, enzyme regulator activity) — translation MSEEIKSIRPYIKQLDKRLAELTELVQDYASPLEETLVKETDELKRLKTTNNYAYILASLMFSYVKLLSGHDTQHLNEKVMVELQRVRGYIERTKKLENKLKNKVSEQELKQETVKSQIRKTLGQPTISKQNFKNKHIKFEESSKVSKK, via the coding sequence ATGAGTGAGGAGATTAAGTCTATAAGGCCGTATATCAAGCAGTTGGACAAGAGGCTTGCGGAGCTGACGGAGTTGGTGCAGGACTATGCCAGTCCCTTGGAAGAGACGTTGGTGAAAGAGACTGACGAGTTGAAGAGGCTGAAGACTACGAATAACTATGCGTATATTTTGGCGTCGCTGATGTTCTCCTATGTCAAGTTGCTTTCGGGCCACGACACACAGCATTTGAATGAGAAAGTTATGGTGGAGCTGCAGAGGGTTCGTGGGTATATTGAGAGGACGAAGAAGTTGGAAAATaagttgaagaacaaaGTCTCCGAACAAGAACTGAAACAAGAGACAGTGAAGTCGCAGATACGGAAAACTTTGGGCCAGCCTACCATCAGCAAAcagaatttcaaaaacaagCATATCAAATTCGAAGAAAGCAGTAAGgtatcaaagaaatga